The proteins below come from a single Thermopolyspora flexuosa genomic window:
- a CDS encoding glycoside hydrolase family 3 protein — protein MGSSHARRPVPASGRRRLRPLFRARLLATAAGVALLGGTVAITPAAAATTPPGPGPVTAGPGPVGGPHPPQGPPVGPHPPQGPVACTQIPKNLPKLRDWPKVNSRFRKDPADEKRIDELLKKMTLEEKVGQMTQPEISAITPEEVKQYHIGSVLNGGGSWPNRNKHASPQEWLALADAYWEASKSTRLKIPIIWGTDAVHGHNNVFGATLFPHNIGLGAAQDPCLVRKIAQATALQVRVTGLDWTFAPTVAVPRDDRWGRTYEGYSEDPRITRAYATEAVLGLQGTGNRRIDKAGVIATAKHFIGDGGTDKGVDQGVNMSSEAEMINIHGQGYYGAIAAGAQTVMASFNSWTNEELGITEGKIHGSEKVLTRILKQKIGFDGFVVSDWNGIGQVPGCTNASCPQAIKAGIDMVMVPNDWKAFITNTVAQVRSGEIPMSRIDDAVRRILRVKLRAGLFEAPKPSARYAAGKVDLLKARELAREAVRRSQVLLKNNKGVLPLSPRSKVLVVGKSAHSMQNQTGGWSLTWQGTGNTNEDFPVGQTILDGLREALGPQNVTFNETADNVDVRAYDAVIAVIGETPYAEGVGDLSRRTLEAARLYPGDLAVLDKVSGKGTPVITVYVTGRPLYVNKELNRSDAFVVAWLPGTEGGGVADLLVRGRNSGPGYTGKLPYSWPKGPCQTPLNVGDKGYDPLFPVGYGLRYGQPSKIGKLDEPTSELPCGATDGGGTATEPLEIFNRTDVDPYRGYIGSAENWSGTEIGPDLTASHSEISVEPSDVNVQQDALRATWNGTGPAQIYMQDPAGGSDLRGYLNANGALVFDTIVHQPPAARTVISVHCVWPCGAEVVATNLFQNLPVGEKATVKIPIACFASLGLDLENVNTPFLVYTEGAFSASFANVRWVPQAANDPDARSCESLT, from the coding sequence ATGGGTAGCTCGCACGCACGGCGCCCGGTACCCGCCTCCGGCCGGCGCCGCCTGCGCCCCCTCTTCCGTGCCCGCCTGCTCGCGACCGCGGCCGGGGTCGCGCTGCTCGGCGGCACCGTGGCGATCACGCCCGCCGCCGCGGCCACGACGCCGCCGGGGCCGGGTCCGGTCACGGCCGGGCCGGGGCCCGTCGGCGGCCCTCACCCGCCGCAGGGTCCGCCGGTCGGCCCGCACCCGCCGCAGGGCCCGGTCGCCTGCACGCAGATCCCGAAGAACCTGCCGAAGCTGCGGGACTGGCCGAAGGTGAACAGCCGGTTCCGCAAGGACCCGGCGGACGAGAAGCGCATCGACGAGCTCCTCAAGAAGATGACGCTTGAGGAGAAGGTCGGGCAGATGACCCAGCCGGAGATCTCCGCCATCACCCCCGAGGAGGTGAAGCAGTACCACATCGGGTCGGTGCTCAACGGCGGAGGCTCCTGGCCGAACCGGAACAAGCACGCCTCGCCGCAGGAGTGGCTCGCCCTCGCCGACGCGTACTGGGAGGCGTCGAAGAGCACCCGGCTGAAGATCCCGATCATCTGGGGCACCGACGCGGTGCACGGCCACAACAACGTGTTCGGCGCGACGCTGTTCCCGCACAACATCGGCCTCGGCGCCGCGCAGGACCCCTGCCTGGTACGCAAGATCGCCCAGGCGACCGCGCTGCAGGTGCGGGTCACCGGCCTGGACTGGACGTTCGCCCCGACCGTCGCCGTGCCCCGCGACGACCGGTGGGGCCGCACGTACGAGGGCTACTCCGAGGACCCGCGGATCACCCGCGCGTACGCGACCGAGGCCGTGCTCGGCCTGCAGGGCACCGGCAACCGCCGCATCGACAAGGCCGGCGTGATCGCCACCGCCAAGCACTTCATCGGCGACGGCGGCACCGACAAGGGCGTCGACCAGGGCGTGAACATGTCCTCCGAGGCCGAGATGATCAACATCCACGGCCAGGGCTACTACGGCGCGATCGCCGCCGGCGCCCAGACCGTGATGGCCTCGTTCAACAGCTGGACCAACGAGGAGCTCGGGATCACCGAGGGCAAGATCCACGGCAGTGAGAAGGTCCTCACCCGGATCCTCAAGCAGAAGATCGGGTTCGACGGGTTCGTCGTCTCCGACTGGAACGGCATCGGCCAGGTGCCGGGCTGCACGAACGCGAGCTGCCCGCAGGCGATCAAGGCCGGCATCGACATGGTGATGGTGCCGAACGACTGGAAGGCGTTCATCACCAACACCGTCGCCCAGGTGCGGTCCGGCGAGATCCCGATGTCCCGGATCGACGACGCGGTGCGCCGCATCCTGCGCGTCAAGCTGCGCGCCGGCCTGTTCGAGGCGCCCAAGCCGTCCGCCCGGTACGCCGCGGGCAAGGTCGACCTGCTCAAGGCCCGCGAGCTCGCCCGCGAGGCGGTACGGCGGTCGCAGGTGCTGCTGAAGAACAACAAGGGCGTGCTGCCGCTGTCGCCGCGGTCGAAGGTGCTCGTGGTCGGCAAGAGCGCCCACAGCATGCAGAACCAGACCGGCGGATGGTCGCTCACCTGGCAGGGCACCGGCAACACCAACGAGGACTTCCCGGTCGGCCAGACCATCCTCGACGGCCTGCGCGAGGCGCTCGGCCCGCAGAACGTCACCTTCAACGAGACCGCCGACAACGTCGACGTCCGCGCCTACGACGCGGTGATCGCGGTGATCGGCGAGACGCCGTACGCCGAGGGCGTCGGCGACCTGTCCCGGCGCACCCTGGAGGCGGCGCGGCTCTACCCGGGCGACCTCGCCGTGCTCGACAAGGTGAGCGGCAAGGGCACCCCGGTGATCACGGTGTACGTGACCGGCCGCCCGCTCTACGTCAACAAGGAGCTCAACCGCTCGGACGCGTTCGTGGTCGCGTGGCTGCCCGGCACCGAGGGCGGCGGCGTCGCCGACCTGCTGGTCCGCGGCCGCAACAGCGGCCCCGGCTACACCGGCAAGCTGCCGTACTCCTGGCCGAAGGGCCCCTGCCAGACCCCGCTCAACGTGGGCGACAAGGGTTACGACCCGCTCTTCCCGGTCGGGTACGGCCTGCGGTACGGCCAGCCGAGCAAGATCGGCAAGCTCGACGAGCCCACCTCCGAGCTGCCGTGCGGCGCCACGGACGGCGGCGGCACCGCCACCGAGCCCCTGGAGATCTTCAACCGCACCGACGTCGACCCGTACCGCGGCTACATCGGCTCGGCGGAGAACTGGAGCGGCACCGAGATCGGCCCGGACCTCACCGCGTCGCACAGCGAGATCAGCGTCGAGCCGTCCGACGTGAACGTGCAACAGGACGCGCTGCGCGCCACCTGGAACGGCACCGGGCCCGCGCAGATCTACATGCAGGACCCGGCCGGCGGCAGCGACCTGCGCGGCTACCTGAATGCGAACGGCGCGCTGGTGTTCGACACGATCGTGCACCAGCCGCCCGCCGCCCGCACGGTGATCAGCGTGCACTGCGTCTGGCCGTGCGGCGCCGAGGTGGTGGCGACGAACCTGTTCCAGAACCTGCCGGTGGGCGAGAAGGCCACGGTGAAGATCCCGATCGCCTGCTTCGCCTCGCTCGGCCTCGACCTGGAGAACGTCAACACGCCGTTCCTCGTCTACACCGAGGGCGCCTTCTCCGCCTCCTTCGCCAACGTCCGCTGGGTCCCGCAGGCGGCGAACGACCCCGACGCCCGCTCCTGCGAGAGCCTGACCTGA
- a CDS encoding sugar ABC transporter ATP-binding protein encodes MAANLLEAVGVLKSFGEVRALDHVSLAVRAGEVHTIVGGNGAGKSTLVKVLSGVCRPDRGELRVDGRPVRFATPLDALRAGIGAVHQEGNLVPMMSVARNLFLGREPRRFGLIDFSRMHDLAAETLAGYGLHVDVRRPLGSLGPGTRQLVAIARAVSTGARVIVLDEPGAALEPAELDTLFAVVDRLRAEGRAIVYVSHRLDELYRVGDRVTVLRDGRVVRTGPLAAIDQVRLVSLMLGRPYRPATTGPAAADPAGEQPADEPGDEPVLTATGLTRRRVLSGVSLALRPGEVLGLGGLLGAGRSATARAIAGALPVDAGQVTVAGAPKRKWSIRAAIRAGISLVPKDRRTEGIVPTLSVRDNIALAALSRLSRAGIVSDARVDKLVADLMDRLHIKATSPRQRVAELSGGNQQKVLLARWLAMRPRVLLLDEPTRGVDVAAKADLRSLIDDLAVDGLAVLLISNDPRELADNCDRVVVLRDGAVVGELSGLAITEQRIVEAIAAVPATGPSGASAPARAAGMATADPGLATP; translated from the coding sequence GTGGCCGCCAACCTGCTCGAAGCCGTGGGCGTCCTGAAGTCCTTCGGGGAGGTCCGGGCGCTCGACCACGTCTCCCTCGCCGTGCGGGCCGGCGAGGTGCACACGATCGTCGGCGGCAACGGGGCCGGCAAGTCCACGCTGGTCAAGGTGCTGTCCGGGGTGTGCCGCCCCGACCGGGGCGAGCTGCGGGTCGACGGCCGCCCGGTACGCTTCGCCACCCCGCTCGACGCGCTGCGCGCCGGGATCGGCGCGGTGCACCAGGAGGGCAACCTCGTCCCGATGATGAGCGTGGCGCGCAACCTGTTCCTCGGCCGCGAGCCCCGCCGGTTCGGCCTCATCGACTTCTCCCGGATGCACGACCTCGCCGCCGAGACCCTCGCCGGGTACGGCCTGCACGTCGACGTGCGCCGCCCGCTCGGCTCGCTCGGCCCCGGCACGCGGCAGCTCGTCGCGATCGCCCGCGCGGTGTCCACCGGGGCCCGCGTGATCGTGCTCGACGAGCCCGGCGCCGCGCTGGAACCGGCCGAGCTCGACACGCTGTTCGCCGTGGTCGACCGGCTGCGCGCGGAGGGCCGGGCGATCGTCTACGTCAGCCACCGGCTCGACGAGCTGTACCGGGTGGGCGACCGGGTCACCGTGCTGCGCGACGGCCGGGTGGTGCGCACCGGGCCGCTCGCCGCGATCGACCAGGTGCGGCTCGTCTCGCTCATGCTCGGCCGGCCGTACCGGCCCGCGACGACCGGCCCGGCCGCGGCCGACCCGGCCGGCGAGCAGCCCGCGGACGAGCCCGGCGACGAGCCGGTGCTCACCGCCACCGGGCTCACCCGGCGGCGCGTGCTCTCCGGGGTGTCGCTCGCGCTGCGCCCCGGCGAGGTGCTCGGCCTCGGCGGCCTGCTCGGCGCCGGGCGCAGCGCGACCGCCCGGGCGATCGCGGGCGCGCTGCCGGTCGACGCGGGCCAGGTCACCGTGGCGGGCGCGCCGAAACGCAAGTGGTCGATCCGCGCCGCGATCCGCGCGGGCATCAGCCTGGTGCCCAAGGACCGCCGCACCGAGGGCATCGTGCCGACCCTGTCGGTGCGGGACAACATCGCGCTCGCCGCGCTGTCCCGGCTGTCCCGCGCCGGGATCGTCTCCGACGCGCGGGTGGACAAACTGGTCGCCGACCTGATGGACCGGCTGCACATCAAGGCCACCTCGCCCCGGCAGCGGGTGGCCGAGCTGTCCGGCGGCAACCAGCAGAAGGTGCTGCTCGCCCGCTGGCTCGCCATGCGCCCGCGGGTGCTGCTGCTCGACGAGCCCACCCGCGGCGTCGACGTCGCCGCCAAGGCCGACCTGCGCTCCCTCATCGACGACCTCGCCGTCGACGGGCTCGCCGTACTGCTCATCTCGAACGACCCGCGCGAGCTCGCGGACAACTGCGACCGCGTCGTCGTGCTGCGCGACGGCGCCGTGGTCGGCGAGCTGTCCGGCCTCGCCATCACCGAGCAGCGCATCGTCGAGGCGATCGCCGCCGTACCCGCCACCGGCCCCTCCGGCGCGTCCGCCCCCGCCCGGGCGGCCGGGATGGCCACCGCGGACCCCGGGCTCGCCACCCCCTGA
- a CDS encoding DeoR/GlpR family DNA-binding transcription regulator: protein MVSDPQVPGEARRPVFAAERRQRILELLRANGALSLRELAQAVRSSEVTVRRDLKALAAEGLLNRHHGGATLPGDLTREPTHAQKAQVASAEKLAIADLAASLVEDGDAIVVGPGTTTQAFAARLGRFSELAVVTNSLPVAQALAAYPRIEVVLTGGTLRGSILALVGSAAEASLAGLRVRRAFLSGNGLTAERGLSTPNMQVASVDRALAAAAEEVVVLADHTKIGVDTMVQTVPAERIDHLVTDENAPAEVLDELAARGVRLHVARL from the coding sequence ATGGTGAGCGACCCGCAGGTCCCGGGCGAGGCACGCCGCCCCGTGTTCGCGGCCGAGCGCAGGCAGCGCATCCTCGAGCTGCTGCGCGCCAACGGGGCGCTGTCGCTGCGGGAGCTGGCGCAGGCCGTGCGCTCCTCCGAGGTCACGGTCCGCCGCGACCTGAAGGCGCTCGCCGCCGAGGGCCTGCTCAACCGGCACCACGGCGGGGCCACCCTGCCCGGCGACCTCACCCGCGAGCCCACCCACGCGCAGAAGGCCCAGGTCGCCTCGGCCGAGAAGCTCGCCATCGCGGACCTCGCCGCCTCCCTGGTGGAGGACGGTGACGCGATCGTGGTCGGCCCGGGCACCACCACCCAGGCGTTCGCCGCCCGCCTCGGCCGGTTCTCCGAGCTCGCCGTGGTCACCAACTCGCTCCCGGTGGCCCAGGCGCTCGCCGCGTACCCGCGCATCGAGGTGGTGCTCACCGGTGGCACGCTGCGCGGCTCGATCCTCGCCCTGGTCGGCAGCGCCGCCGAGGCCTCGCTCGCCGGGCTCCGGGTACGGCGGGCCTTCCTGTCCGGCAACGGGCTCACCGCCGAGCGCGGCCTGTCCACCCCGAACATGCAGGTCGCGAGCGTGGACCGGGCGCTGGCCGCGGCGGCCGAGGAGGTCGTCGTGCTCGCCGACCACACCAAGATCGGCGTGGACACGATGGTGCAGACCGTGCCCGCCGAGCGCATCGACCACCTCGTCACCGACGAGAACGCGCCCGCCGAGGTGCTCGACGAGCTCGCCGCCCGGGGCGTGCGGCTGCACGTCGCTCGACTCTGA
- a CDS encoding PA14 domain-containing protein, protein MSTTRGRTTLKHPLLLLLAALCTLAAQFAAPAPAAAEAADGRPGLRGDYYTSTGPGRFDFGELKATVVDPNIEFADLEPVFTLLTGQNDNVTVRWTGRITPEHSETYTFSAIGDNGYRLWIDGRLVIDHWVDDWDVEVVGTPIALEAGRAYDFKLEFFEHWGGSHMRLRWESPSTPKQIVPASAFTLPEGFEPPGPVTARVVESGDTAVLTFDRPLARVPKQAASHFGLTIGGTAWPVKSATLDPRDRRVLRLGLQYPIPAKAGNNLRTSYDGQGGVTYADGGEFPAYVHVLVENGSAYTLSTRWAKKVNPNRPLPEYPRPQLTRKDWSNLNGVWEFAPAREGEAPPFGRTLPERITVPFPVESTLSGIGRHEDRMWYRRTFTVPGAWQKGRVLLHLDAVDYEAVVYVNGRQVGSHKGGYDRFTVDVTDALRPHGRQELIVHVSDPSDRDRQALGKQHPNPHSIWYTTASGIWQTVWLEPVPAAYISGLRTTPDVPGKALKATVTAEGEAAAVTLTARANGRVVGTVTGAPGTELTLPVKDPILWTPERPFLYDLEVTLKDGRGRTLDKAGSYFGMRSIAIGKVDGMNRILLNGEPVFHFGPLDQGFWPDGIYTAPTDEALRFDLEQTKNLGFNAVRKHVKVESDRWFYHADRLGLLVWQDMPSRFAARSAEDNAQFEAELKRIMDQHHNSPAVVMWVPFNEGWGQYDQARIADQVKAWDPSRLVNNMSGINCCGAVDGGNGDVADYHIYVGPGDPPAPTGNRATVLGEYGGLGLLVVGHSWSGGGWGYQGEPDANALTEHYLQLNEQLKRLRSCKGLSAAIYTQITDVEIEVNGLLTYDRAILKPDAGKVRAANRAVIDGPPVAC, encoded by the coding sequence ATGAGCACCACTCGTGGAAGGACAACCCTCAAGCACCCCCTCCTGCTCCTGCTCGCGGCCCTCTGCACGCTCGCGGCGCAGTTCGCCGCGCCGGCGCCGGCGGCCGCGGAGGCCGCGGACGGCCGCCCCGGACTGCGCGGCGACTACTACACGAGCACGGGGCCGGGCCGGTTCGACTTCGGCGAGCTGAAGGCGACCGTCGTCGACCCGAACATCGAGTTCGCCGACCTCGAACCGGTCTTCACCCTGCTGACCGGCCAGAACGACAACGTGACCGTCCGGTGGACCGGGCGCATCACGCCCGAGCACTCCGAGACGTACACGTTCTCGGCGATCGGCGACAACGGCTACCGGCTGTGGATCGACGGCCGGCTCGTCATCGACCACTGGGTGGACGACTGGGACGTCGAGGTGGTCGGCACCCCGATCGCGCTCGAGGCCGGCCGGGCGTACGACTTCAAGCTCGAGTTCTTCGAGCACTGGGGCGGCTCGCACATGCGGCTGCGCTGGGAGAGCCCGAGCACGCCCAAGCAGATCGTGCCCGCGTCCGCGTTCACCCTCCCCGAGGGCTTCGAGCCGCCGGGCCCGGTGACCGCCCGCGTCGTCGAGTCCGGTGACACGGCCGTGCTCACCTTCGACAGGCCGCTCGCCCGCGTGCCGAAGCAGGCCGCGTCCCACTTCGGCCTCACCATCGGCGGTACGGCATGGCCGGTGAAGTCGGCCACCCTCGACCCGCGGGACCGCCGGGTGCTGCGCCTCGGCCTGCAGTACCCGATCCCCGCCAAGGCCGGCAACAACCTGCGCACCTCCTACGACGGCCAGGGCGGCGTCACGTACGCCGACGGCGGCGAGTTCCCGGCGTACGTGCACGTGCTCGTCGAGAACGGCTCGGCGTACACGCTGAGCACCAGGTGGGCGAAGAAGGTGAACCCGAACCGGCCGCTGCCGGAGTACCCGCGCCCGCAGCTCACCCGCAAGGACTGGAGCAACCTCAACGGCGTCTGGGAGTTCGCCCCCGCCCGGGAGGGTGAGGCCCCGCCGTTCGGCCGCACCCTGCCCGAGCGCATCACCGTGCCGTTCCCGGTCGAGTCGACGCTCTCCGGCATCGGCCGGCACGAGGACCGCATGTGGTACCGCCGCACCTTCACGGTGCCGGGCGCCTGGCAGAAGGGCCGCGTGCTGCTGCACCTCGACGCGGTCGACTACGAGGCGGTCGTCTACGTGAACGGCAGGCAGGTCGGCTCGCACAAGGGCGGCTACGACCGGTTCACCGTGGACGTCACCGACGCGCTCCGGCCGCACGGGCGGCAGGAGCTGATCGTCCACGTGTCCGACCCGAGCGACCGCGACCGGCAGGCGCTCGGCAAGCAGCACCCCAACCCGCACAGCATCTGGTACACCACCGCCTCCGGCATCTGGCAGACCGTGTGGCTCGAGCCCGTGCCCGCGGCGTACATCAGCGGCCTGCGCACCACCCCGGACGTGCCGGGCAAGGCGCTGAAGGCGACCGTGACCGCCGAGGGCGAGGCCGCCGCCGTCACGCTCACCGCCCGCGCGAACGGCCGCGTCGTCGGCACCGTGACCGGCGCCCCGGGCACCGAGCTCACGTTGCCGGTGAAGGACCCGATCCTGTGGACGCCGGAGCGGCCGTTCCTCTACGACCTCGAGGTCACGCTCAAGGACGGCCGCGGCCGCACCCTCGACAAGGCCGGCAGCTACTTCGGGATGCGCTCGATCGCGATCGGCAAGGTCGACGGGATGAACCGCATCCTGCTCAACGGCGAGCCGGTGTTCCACTTCGGCCCGCTCGACCAGGGCTTCTGGCCGGACGGCATCTACACCGCGCCCACCGACGAGGCGCTGCGCTTCGACCTGGAGCAGACCAAGAACCTCGGCTTCAACGCGGTGCGCAAGCACGTGAAGGTGGAGTCCGACCGCTGGTTCTACCACGCCGACCGGCTCGGCCTGCTGGTCTGGCAGGACATGCCGTCCCGGTTCGCCGCCCGCTCCGCCGAGGACAACGCCCAGTTCGAGGCCGAGCTGAAGCGGATCATGGACCAGCACCACAACAGCCCGGCCGTGGTGATGTGGGTGCCGTTCAACGAGGGCTGGGGCCAGTACGACCAGGCCCGCATCGCCGACCAGGTGAAGGCGTGGGACCCGTCCCGCCTGGTGAACAACATGAGCGGCATCAACTGCTGCGGCGCCGTCGACGGCGGCAACGGCGACGTCGCCGACTACCACATCTACGTCGGCCCCGGCGACCCGCCCGCCCCGACCGGAAACCGCGCCACCGTCCTCGGCGAGTACGGCGGGCTCGGCCTGCTCGTGGTCGGCCACAGCTGGTCCGGCGGCGGCTGGGGCTACCAGGGTGAGCCCGACGCGAACGCGCTCACCGAGCACTACCTGCAGCTCAACGAGCAGCTCAAGCGGCTGCGCTCGTGCAAGGGCCTGTCCGCCGCGATCTACACGCAGATCACCGACGTCGAGATCGAGGTCAACGGCCTGCTCACCTACGACCGCGCGATCCTCAAGCCGGACGCCGGCAAGGTCCGCGCGGCCAACCGCGCCGTGATCGACGGCCCGCCGGTCGCGTGCTGA
- a CDS encoding ABC transporter substrate-binding protein, whose product MITALRPVPRTARRTGMALALCAALALAGCARGEEDTAPPAASGGGQGQQQVVASPTGEPASTCTLERFGGEKFDLTSVPVGFSQSEKEANPFRIAETKSIKDEAAKLGIKDLRVTNAQSQFSKQITDVQQLIAQGVKLLVIAPLNSDGWEPVLQQAAAKKIPIITVDRRINATPCQDYLTFIGSDFYEQGKRAADRMIEALGGKGEVAILLGAPGNNVTNERTAGFKDRIQEKAPDIKIVFEQTGEFTREKGQQVTEQLIQSRPDINGIYAENDEMALGAVTALKGAGKEPGDIKIVSIDGTRSAVQAIVDGWLHAVVESNPRFGPLAFETAQKFLNGEEIPDKIIISDREYDTSTAKESLGDAY is encoded by the coding sequence ATGATCACCGCTCTGCGTCCCGTGCCCCGCACGGCCCGCCGTACCGGGATGGCGCTCGCCCTGTGCGCGGCGCTCGCCCTGGCCGGCTGCGCCCGCGGCGAGGAGGACACCGCCCCGCCGGCCGCCTCCGGCGGCGGCCAGGGGCAGCAGCAGGTCGTGGCCTCCCCCACCGGCGAGCCCGCGTCCACCTGCACGCTGGAGAGGTTCGGCGGCGAAAAGTTCGACCTCACCTCGGTGCCGGTCGGCTTCTCCCAGTCGGAGAAGGAGGCGAACCCGTTCCGCATCGCCGAGACCAAGTCGATCAAGGATGAGGCGGCGAAGCTCGGGATCAAGGACCTGCGGGTGACCAACGCCCAATCGCAGTTCTCCAAGCAGATCACCGACGTGCAGCAGCTCATCGCCCAGGGCGTGAAGCTGCTGGTGATCGCGCCGCTGAACAGCGACGGCTGGGAGCCGGTGCTCCAGCAGGCCGCGGCGAAGAAGATCCCGATCATCACGGTCGACCGCAGGATCAACGCCACGCCGTGCCAGGACTACCTCACGTTCATCGGGTCGGACTTCTACGAGCAGGGCAAGCGCGCCGCCGACCGGATGATCGAGGCCCTGGGCGGCAAGGGCGAGGTGGCGATCCTGCTCGGCGCGCCGGGCAACAACGTCACCAACGAGCGCACCGCCGGGTTCAAGGACCGCATCCAGGAGAAGGCGCCGGACATCAAGATCGTCTTTGAGCAGACCGGTGAGTTCACCCGGGAGAAGGGCCAGCAGGTCACCGAGCAGCTCATCCAGTCCCGGCCGGACATCAACGGCATCTACGCCGAGAACGACGAGATGGCGCTCGGCGCGGTGACCGCGCTCAAGGGCGCGGGCAAGGAGCCCGGCGACATCAAGATCGTCTCGATCGACGGCACCCGCAGCGCGGTCCAGGCGATCGTGGACGGCTGGCTGCACGCCGTGGTCGAGTCGAACCCGAGGTTCGGGCCGCTCGCCTTCGAGACCGCGCAGAAGTTCCTCAACGGCGAGGAGATCCCGGACAAGATCATCATCTCCGACCGCGAGTACGACACGTCCACGGCCAAGGAGTCGCTGGGCGACGCGTACTGA
- a CDS encoding sugar ABC transporter ATP-binding protein has protein sequence MPVSTDPEPVLEARRVSKRFPGVLALDEVSCALRPGEVHALVGENGAGKSTLIKVLTGVYRPDGGELRYRGEPVTFATPLQAQRSGISTIYQEVNLVPMMSVARNLLLGREPRNRFGIIDVAEMNARAERLLAEYGVRTDVRRPLRSLGVGAQQMVALARAASVDARVIVMDEPTSSLEPREVETLFGVVAELRRRGLAVVYVSHRMEELYRICDRVTVLRDGRLVHTGPLAELDRLELISLMLGRDLAAAPARRSTRGRPAASGSGGDGAGHPAPRTAAREAGPRGHAAHGGRAPVVEARNLTRRHVLHGVSVAVRPGEVVGLGGLLGSGRSETAKAIAGAVPLDDGEVIVAGRPLRRRTTTAAVRAGVSLLPEDRKAEGIVPTLSVRENIALAALPRLSRAGIVSDERIDRIVETFMRRLRIKAASPHQRVSELSGGNQQKVLLARWLAVQPKVLLLDEPTRGIDVGAKAEVRALIDELAEEGLGVLLISSDLQELVDGSDRVVVLREGAVVGELRGDEVTEQAIMATIARSRGADAATAAGPGEGEQDV, from the coding sequence TTGCCCGTATCCACCGACCCGGAGCCGGTGCTCGAGGCCCGGCGGGTCTCCAAACGTTTCCCCGGGGTGCTCGCCCTCGACGAGGTGTCGTGCGCCCTCCGCCCCGGCGAGGTGCACGCGCTCGTCGGGGAGAACGGCGCCGGCAAGTCGACCCTGATCAAGGTGCTCACCGGGGTGTACCGGCCCGACGGGGGCGAGCTGCGGTACCGGGGCGAGCCGGTGACGTTCGCCACCCCGCTGCAGGCGCAGCGGTCCGGCATCTCGACCATCTACCAGGAGGTCAACCTGGTGCCGATGATGAGCGTGGCCCGCAACCTGCTGCTCGGCCGCGAGCCGCGCAACCGGTTCGGCATCATCGACGTGGCCGAGATGAACGCCCGGGCCGAACGGCTGCTCGCCGAGTACGGCGTGCGCACCGACGTGCGCCGCCCGCTGCGCAGCCTCGGCGTCGGCGCCCAGCAGATGGTCGCCCTCGCCCGGGCCGCGTCGGTCGACGCCCGGGTGATCGTGATGGACGAGCCCACCTCGTCCCTCGAGCCGCGCGAGGTGGAGACGCTGTTCGGCGTGGTGGCGGAGCTGCGCCGCCGCGGCCTCGCGGTGGTCTACGTCAGCCACCGGATGGAGGAGCTCTACCGCATCTGCGACCGGGTCACCGTGCTGCGCGACGGCCGCCTCGTGCACACCGGCCCGCTCGCCGAGCTCGACCGGCTGGAGCTCATCTCGCTCATGCTCGGCCGCGACCTCGCCGCCGCGCCGGCGCGCCGGTCCACCCGGGGCCGCCCCGCCGCGTCCGGCTCCGGCGGCGACGGGGCCGGCCACCCGGCGCCGCGTACGGCCGCACGCGAGGCCGGCCCGCGGGGGCACGCGGCGCACGGGGGCCGGGCCCCGGTGGTGGAGGCGCGCAACCTCACCCGCCGCCACGTGCTGCACGGCGTCTCGGTCGCGGTACGGCCCGGCGAGGTGGTGGGCCTGGGCGGGCTGCTCGGGTCCGGCCGCAGCGAGACCGCGAAGGCGATCGCGGGCGCGGTGCCGCTCGACGACGGCGAGGTGATCGTCGCAGGGCGGCCGCTGCGGCGCCGCACCACCACGGCCGCGGTTCGGGCCGGGGTGAGCCTGCTGCCGGAGGACCGCAAGGCCGAGGGCATCGTGCCCACGCTCTCGGTCCGCGAGAACATCGCGCTCGCCGCGCTCCCCCGGCTGTCCCGCGCCGGGATCGTCTCCGACGAGCGCATCGACCGCATCGTGGAGACGTTCATGCGGCGGCTGCGCATCAAGGCCGCCTCGCCGCACCAGCGGGTGTCCGAGCTGTCCGGCGGCAACCAGCAGAAGGTGCTGCTCGCCCGCTGGCTCGCGGTGCAGCCGAAGGTGCTGCTGCTCGACGAGCCCACCCGCGGCATCGACGTCGGCGCCAAGGCGGAGGTGCGGGCGCTCATCGACGAGCTCGCCGAGGAGGGGCTCGGCGTGCTGCTCATCTCCTCCGACCTGCAGGAACTCGTGGACGGCTCGGACCGCGTGGTGGTGCTGCGCGAGGGCGCGGTCGTCGGCGAGCTGCGCGGCGACGAGGTCACCGAGCAGGCGATCATGGCGACGATCGCCCGCTCCCGGGGCGCGGACGCCGCCACCGCCGCCGGCCCGGGAGAAGGAGAGCAGGATGTCTGA